The sequence GACCCCGAGCTGTTCTTCCCCATTGGGAACACCGGTCCGGCGCTGTCTCAGATCGAAGAGGCTAAGGCCGTCTGCCGCCGGTGCCCGGTGGTCGACACCTGCTTGAAGTGGGCGATCGAGACGGGGCAGGACGCCGGAGTCTGGGGCGGGATGTCCGAGGACGAGCGTCGCGCTCTCAAGCGCCGTACCGCCCGGGCGCGCCGCGCCGGCTAACCGGACTGCACTTCTCGAACGGCCGATCCCCACTCCGGGGGTCGGCCGTTCAGTATGTCCGGCCGGCTGAAGGCTGGGCTGGCTGAAGGCTGCCGCGGCCCGGGTGTGCCGGTCCCGAGCTGACTGGTTCTGGTGGGCTCGTCTGAAGTGGCGCGGCTCAAGCCTCGCGGATCTCCGCCAGCCGCGCCTTGAGCACCACTTCGGTTCCGCCACCCTCCAGTGGCGCCCAGTCGATGCTGCCGTCCAGTTCGGTCGCCACCAGAGTGCGCACGATCTGGGTACCCAGCCCGTTCATCGCCGCCTGTGGTTCCATCCCTGAACCGTCGTC is a genomic window of Ruania zhangjianzhongii containing:
- a CDS encoding WhiB family transcriptional regulator, with the translated sequence MDWRHDAACLTEDPELFFPIGNTGPALSQIEEAKAVCRRCPVVDTCLKWAIETGQDAGVWGGMSEDERRALKRRTARARRAG